CTTATCTCCAATCTGTGCAATCCGGGACACTTTTGCCGATTGAGCGACGGGGTGCATTGTTTTTCTTCGGCCGCAAGCTGCCATCGCAACCCGTAATGCCCTTGAAAGTGGCCACTTAGGGACAGTTTCACGCCGAAACCACTAGGGGCAGGCATAGTTGTCTTTAATCGCATAATCTCAGGCGTTTGGCGTACTAGAGAATCGCGCGTCCCCAGTACACTTGTCACACACCATTCGTCCCGGGGCAACCCGCTGATCATCCGGAGCAACTCTTCCAGGAGATCAGGGGCCTGCCAGCCGCTGCGGTCTTTCGCAGAACCATTACGAAGCCATCGCTGCTGATGGACTTCTTCACCGTTCCTGCTCTCACTTTTGGGGTGCTGTACTGTTTTTTGATCGCTCATGACTTGTCGGCGTGTCTTGTGACTTTGTGGGAGCTATATTGGCGCGCCAGTCTGGTCAATCTTGGACTTTATAGGAGTTCATGTTTTGATAAAAAATCTAGGTCGAATCTCACTGGGAATCTTATCTCTGGCCACAGCTGCATGGGCTGGGGTTACGGTCAATTCTCCTTTGCCTGCGTCCGTTTCCGGATCGCCGGTCCACTTTGTGGCTTCAGCTTCTTCCACATTGCCGGTCACGGCGATGCGCATCTACGTGGACAACGTCAGCGTTTACGCAAATTCAAGCAATGCCCTCGATGTGCTCGTGCCTTTGGCCAACGGAACTCACCTGGTGGTCATTCAGGCTTGGGACTCCAGCGGCGCCGTCTTCAAGGCTTCGCAAAACCTGACGGTCGCTGGCGGTCTAAGCGTCAGCTCGCCACTCAACAGTTCATCGGTTTCTTCTCCCGTGCGAGTTGTTGCCTCCGCTTCAGCTGCCTTGCCCATTACCCAGATGGCCATCTATCTGGACAACAACAATGTTTTCATGACGCCAGCCAGCAGTCTCGATACGCCTGTTACCGCCGCCGCGGGTCCCCATTCTCTGGTCGTGCAAGCCTGGGACTCAGCCGGAACAGTTTACAAACAGGCGCTGGCCATCACGGTTGATTCGAGTCTCCCTGCAAACGTCGTCACAAAGACCGCAATTCAAGCGATGGCCGGCTGGGAAAACTGCACTGTTTGTGCCGGCCCGGGCGGCACAGGGCCGGTTGCCGGATTCTCTCTTGTCCAAAACCAGGCGGCGCCCGCGCTCACCGGCAAGTCAGCTCAATTCAACATCTGGGGCACCACACCCTACGCTGACGCGCTATGGTGGAAACAACTCGGCGGAGTGAATTCCGTCACCAATTTCAAATATGACGTGGATTTTTACCTTACGGCGCCGCAACTTGCCCAGGCGCTGGAGTTTGACGTGAACCAATCCAATGGCACTACAAAGTTCATTTTTGGCACTCAATGCAATATCCGGGGTGACGGCAAGTGGGACATCTGGGATACCCAAAACAGCATATGGCGTGCCACGGCTGTTCCATGTCCGGTCCCAGCCGCCGGCGTGTGGCACCACCTGACTTGGGAATTTCAACGAAACGCAACCCAGACAATCTTTATTGCTGTGACGCTGGATGGACAAAAGTCTTTTGTCAATCAGACCTACAACGCCAAGCCCATGAATGCCACCGAGATCAACGTTGCCTTCCAGTTGGACGGTGACTTTGCCCAACACCCATATTCCGCATGGCTGGACAACGTGACCCTCAGCTATTGGTAAATCCGGATCCACCGCAACAAAGTTCATCGCAGGGGTGTGCCTTTGGCCACCCTTGCGGTGAAATTGCAATTGGCCGCAAATTCAAAGACTGGGACAATCCGCAGCCGGTCTTTCGTTACCCGATGTAAGGCTTTCCACGTAACTAAAATCCGCCTCATGGCGCGTACATTGTTTCAGCCACTCGTCCAGAGCAAATCTCTCGTTTTGAAGGAGGCGCTTTGCGGCATCTACCAATTGCGGTCGGTTACTTATCATTTTTCGTCCTTATACTTGCCTTCGTCTCTTGCGGCGGAGGAAATCCCGCCACGGCCAGCAGCCCGCTCATTCCAACTCCGACCCCTTCCGCGGGCGCATTCACAACCACGTCGATACAAGCTATGCCCAACTGGCAAGGCTGCTCTGCTTGTGCCGGTTCGAATGGCGCCGGGCCTGTCGCAGGGTTTTCCCTCCTGCAAAACCAGTCGACTCCTTCCATCAGTGGCCAGTCAGCGCAGTTCAACATCTGGGGAGCTACTCCTTATTCCAACGCGCTTTGGTGGAAACAGCTGGCTGCAAACAATAGCGCGACTAATTTCAAGTACGACTTGGATTTCTATCTCGCCGCTCCCGAACTTGCGCAGGCGCTGGAGTTTGATGTGAATCAATCCAACGGCACAACAAAGTTCATTTTTGGCACTCAATGCGACTTCCGCGGTAACGGCATGTGGGACGTTTGGGACACCGCCAACGGCGCGTGGCGCGCTACCGCCGTTCCATGTCCGGTCCCGGCCGCCGGTGTCTGGCACCACTTGACCTGGGAGTTCCAGAGAAACAGCAATCAAACCACTTTCGTGGCTTTAACTCTGGACGGACAAAAACATCTGGTCAATCAGACCTACAACGCCAAACCGGTGACGGCGTCAGAAATCAACGTGGCCTTCCAGATGGATGGAGATTTCGCGCAGCACCCGTATTCGGCGTGGCTGGACAACGTAACTCTTAGTTATTGGTGATACTTGTCCACGATCCTGGTTTTGACCACCGGGACAGCACACCTGCGAGGGGCCAGTCCTATACCTACCAGATTCCCTTGTCGCTCCCGCTCAATTTTTGAGCGACCGCGGCGGTGGTGGCAAGCCACGGTAATAAAATCAATCTTGCCGCGCCGCGGATGTTTCTGCTCCCGACAACGGACGCCAACTGGGCCGCGAATAGCTTGATAGAATGGGGCACGATCGGCACGCGGAGAAATCCCTTTTTGAACCTCACGTCATCGCCCCCAAAGCGGGCCGCCGCGGTTACAAATGCCGGGAGATCCAGACTCTTGCCGCGATATCTTGTCGAATAGTCTGACGCAATCGCCAGATAAGTCGCCGTGCCATGCCAAATGCCGGCCCTCTCCGCGGACGTGCGCAACTCGTTGAAGTCAACGGTCTGGTGCTCCAGAAGATGCACCGTATCCACGATGTCACATAAACGAAAATAGAAATGCCGGTACATTCGTTGCAAGGTGCTGATCATCAGCCGGTCCTCGGGAGCAGGAACGCTGAACTGATGGCCACCCATCTGCGCGAAGACAGCCCGATCAATCACGCGCCGGGCGAAGCGGACTTGCTCTCCGGTCTGCCCCAGACGGCCCACGTGAAATTCAACCAACTCCGGCAACCCAGGTACCCGAAAATTCCACTTGCCGGCCAGGCGGTCTCCCCAGCTGCGCGCTTCGGGCCTGGCGTTGAAGTCGTGGGTCATGATGCGGCATACATCGGCGGGACCAGCATTCGTGTACAGATCCAGGTCGCTGCCCAAATCGGGCCAATGGTCCAGCGACTTGATGACCACCACTTCAAGACCCTTGGCCTCACAGCCTCGACAAATGCTCTCCAGGACAAACAGAGCGTGAGCTATGCGTGCTCGTTCGTTATTGAGAACGCTGTCAACCCGCTTTATCCGGCTTTGATCTTTGCCTTCGCGTACTAGGTCGGCGAGAATCTCCAGAGAACGCACGATCACGTGATGATCATTGGCAAACTTCGTGAGGGACAAGAAATCTGCCGGACTGAAACGGACGAGACTTGCCAGAGCCTTTTGCCGGTTCTCAGCGTTTGATTCAACCGACCGGGACTGATGGACTTTCCCGTCGTTTAACAAGAGTGTGGAGAGAAGAGCCAGGTTGTTCATTTCCGTGCACGCCGTGGCATGTCTAGCACCGGGTTTGACACGACGGCACGGGCCACCGGGTTGCTTGTACAGATGAGCTCACGAAGCCGTCCTTAAGTTGGCAGCCTCTGGCTCGCCAACCAGCTCTTCAAAGAGCGTCCTGTAGTGGATCATGGCCTGGCGCAATTCTTCCGTGCTGGCCGTACCTTGTGTTTGCCGTAGCGCGATGTCATGGGCCAGGCGGTAATTTGTCATCACCGATGGATGGTCCACGGAAATATCTGCCGCGCGCTGCGCAAAGTCGCTTACCGGGTAACCACGCGTGGCCATCACATCGCTCAGGAGCTGGTCGGCTTCGGTCACAGCGCCTCCGGGGCTATCAACAAAGCGGGTCTGGGTCTTGCGCCAGGACTCCGTGAAGCGTGCGTGATCGACCGCCGACATCGGTCGGATATCCAAAGCCTCGACTCGCTCCTGACGCGCGTTGAGGCCAGCCTCCGCGATTTTGCGGCTTCCACTTTCCTCAATGGCGCGGGTATACTCCGGGCTGCCAAAGCGTGTGCGCAGCCGTTCCGTCCGTCGCTTTTGGAAAAACATCAGGGCTGCAATGCCCGCCACCACGATCACCGCAAGAACGATCAGCAAAAACATTGTCGCTGGACTCATCACTGTCTCCACTTCTTAGAACAAATCCTGAGTTACGCCCGGGCTCCCCGGTTTGAGCAAAACGCAAGCCGCGTTATTCGCCGACCGCTTTCTCCAACTGCCCAATCTTCTTTTGAACTTTTCCGGCCACTTTTTCACCTTCACCCTCGGATTCCAAATCAGGATTGTTCGTCACTTTTCCTGTCTTTTCCTTGACGCTGCCCTTGATCTGGTGAATCGTACCTTCTGTTGTGTCTTTTACGCTGAGTTTCATGATTTCTCCTCATCACAAGAACAACCGTAAACGAAGCTTCCAATCCAGTTCTGTTCATAATTGATCGCTTTGACGGGAAACGCCGCTCTTGGGACAGTGATGAATGGGTCCGAAGCGGAACGCAGGGGAATGCACCGCTGTTACTACTTACGTTGATCAGCTGATGCGCAGTGAAGAAGATTGGCTTGCTCAATGGCCGTACCCTCTTCGTAGTCATTCCATGTTTCGATCAACAGAAAGGGCAGCGGCGCAGAGTCATCGTAATACCGGAGGTAGAGTTCCAGAGTGTCGCTAAGGGTTTGTCCGCAGCGTGTATCCATGTGGCGATTCAGGCCCCAAGGCGCCTTCGAATCGTCGAAACCAGGCCACGCTGCTCCCATTGCTATTTTCCCGGGATACTTGGACTTCATGTTCTTGTAAAACTCTTCCAGATACTGTTTGCCCCAGTCACTTCCGTCTGCGGTCCACCCTTTATCTCCGGGATGAATCCACGCATAGTAACCGTCAAAAGCGCTGACGAATTCTGACGGGGGCCCATCTTTGTAGAACAGCAGCGGCGGCGTCGGCCATGTGTTCACTTGTTCGCGCACCAAATTCCAATTCGTCTTGCCGCGCTTAGGGAAGATAACAATCACCGGCCGGCCGTTGTAGGTGAGATAAGCGTCGCGGTCCCGCGCTTTTGGACCGATGTATTCCTTGTAAGCTTTATTGAGAGCGCTTATCGCGTCTTCCGTGGCGTTCCCGTTGTTCTCCTCGGTTTCGTCATACATCAGCGCAACCTGAAAATGATTCGCTCGGGCCTCGCGTTGCAGCAGTTTGAAACTCTTGTCGAGGAATGGACCACGATCGCCGTACCAATCCACAAGGAACGCCGAGATGCCAGCGCGGCGGGCGGCTTCAATTTGACGACGAAGGACATGGCGGTCCTGGCTTGAATACCCCACGTCAATATGTCTGGAATCGCCGAACCACGGCATGTAGACGGCTATTTTCCTGGGAGACGCTTGCGGAGTTTGCGGCGTGTCTTGCGCGAATGTACGCGTCGTGCAGACACCGGTGACCACAAGGCCCATCAGCAGAATCGCAAGGGCCGTCTGTTGCCGGCGCAGGCCTCGTCCGCGGATGCATGGAAGACGCCGGCGTCCGGCGGCCGGATCAGCACATGACTTATCCATTGGTAGTGTCAGCTTTTTCCCTCGAATGTTCATTGGTGGCAAGAATCGGGCTCCGCATGCATCAGAACTGGGGTACAGCCTGCAGTTGACGAATCACCCAACGGTCAGCCGCCGGTGTCATCAGGACCACATAGTGCAAAACCACGTGTTCCTCGTGAATCACTCTTCCATCAGCAGTCAGGCGCAGGTCTAGCTCAGCGGTGTCATGTAACTCCATCACGTCGCCTTCCGGCGCGTAGAAGACCGCCTTCAGTTTGTGGTGTGGCTCAAGATAGTAGCAGCGGATCCCCTGGCGCTTTTGACTGGCGATCGCATTCTCAAATCCGGCTTTTGCCGGACCAACAAAGTAACCATTCAATAGTTCAGGAGAAATGGAACTCAAGGCGGCGGCAAGATTGTCCCAAGCGTAGGCATAGTCACGAGTAATGCTGCGTTGCGTAAGCTCTTCCACGGTACGGGGTGCGGCCCTGGTGAAGTCTGTTTCCACCCGTGCCCGTGGCTCGCCTGACAATGCACGCGCCGCCCCAAAACCCGCTGCTAACACGCTGAGCATCGCCATCACCAGCAGCCGGCGGGTGGAGATGCCCTTCGAGAATTTCTGTTTGAGCCGGGTACCCACGGCTACTCACCCAGCCGAACGGAGTTGCCCAGGACTACGCCTGACGCAACTGAAACTACGCCTCGTGACGACGTCATCTGGGCGCGGGCCACACCTTGCTTAACGGGCGCATCCACGGTGCTCTGCCCGTTCTCGTCAGTCTTGGTAAAAGTGACGATTGTGCCGTCAGGCACAAGGTTTCCTGAGCAGTCTCGTACTACATCGGTCTCCAGAGCGACTCCCCGTGGAGTGCGAGTGGCCTTGAGGCGCAGGTTACAGGCATCGGCGGCAACTTGACGCACAAGCCGCTGAACAACGATGTTTCCCGATGAGGCGGCCAGTTGTAGGGTTTCGGCAACGCTCCCAGAGTTGGCTCTGAACCAGGCAACTCCATTCTTCGTCGAGACAGATCGAGAACCCAGGTCCTTGACGCCGGCGGTGAACTTGAAATCGATTACCATGGGCGCCAATATCAAGTTGTCGCCTTCATCGAAAGCGAACACAACTCCGCTGATAGCATTTTCGGCCCGGACGGGAACGCGCGAAGGATGGGCCATGAAACTCAAACTGGCAATTTTTGTGGGCGCCACATAGAACGATTCGCTGCGGCACGTCTTCGCGCACAGGACGACCAGATAGCGGCCGGCACTCGCTGCCTCATCACCCAGGATGTGCACTTCTTGCCCCAATTGAATCTCTTGTTTGCTGGAATGGCTCGGTCCGATTAGATAAAAAGTGGCTTTGCCACTCCCGGATGTTGCAACAGAAAACGCTCTATACGCGACCACAGTATCAGGGACGCGCAGGCCCTCAACCTGGGCGGAAGATGCCGGTGCGAGCGCCATCACCATAAATACCAGAAGGGCCAACCCCAGGGCGCTAGTCCTTGCCGATGCTGTACTGATTAACGAGCACATGGTACGTTTTCACCTTGCCGGCAATCTGTTCCGGAATCTCCACAGCAAAAGGCTCTGGTGTTTGTGGATATAAAGCTCGTTGCACGTATCCATCAGAAACCCAGATGATTTTCCCGCTGTTGTCATAAAAGCTGGCAATCACATGCGGCACATTCACTACCTGGCCGCTTTCATTCAACAACGTCCCACGAAGGACCGATTTTGCAAGAACATCAGTCTCTTGCTTTTGGTCCATCACCCCAATGACCGGGTCAGCCGCTGCCGGAACCACGCTCACGTTTACGTCCATGTGCACGTTCTTCACGGTCTGCAGCCGCACTGTTGGAAAATCGATGCGATAGGGGGACACCTGCTTCGGCAAGAGGACGTGCGAGATTTTGTCAAAGCTGCTCTCTTCGTCGATAGCCTGGCCGCCTTCGCCAATCAAAGACGCGTTGACGTTTACGAAGGCCGGAATCGTGTCTTCGTTAACCACCTCTCCCATCACCACCGATCCACCCTGGTATTCGACAGCATTCATGGATAGGATGCGGACTCGGGGTGAATCCATGTTTTGTCCGCCCCATTCGTCTTTGCTGGTTGGCGGAGTGACAAGGTCCCAACGGAGATAGTTGACGGAAATGATTTGCACCGGCACGTTGGTGGAATGTGCCGCGGGCCACGTCACTTTCCAGATGTTGCCTGACTTTATCGTCTTCACATCGCGAACTTCATCGGCCGGCCCCACTGGCGTGGACCAATGCAAGACAGCGCGAACCTCGGCAGCATTCGCCGACTCACCAAGCGGGGATAGCTCCCATCTCTCCAGGGTGGATAGCGAGCGCAGACTGCCATCACTGCCGCCAATGGACCGTGCCAGTTGTCCCGAATCGCCTTCGCCGGAATTAGCAAGCTGGAGATAGGCTGCGCTCCAGTCGCGCCGGCGCACGTCAGACAGAAAATTGGCGATCCCTTGTTCCGGCGTGGCGGCTGCCGGCTTCAAAACAGATAATGTTGATCCTGACGTAGTGCCCACGGAGGTGCCGCCGCGACTGGGCTGCACAAACCCCAGAGCCACGAGAATGGCGGTCGCCAGGACAATCAGAATAGGACCAGCAATCTTCATGGATGCACCTAGGCGATTGACCTTTCCGGCACATAAACGGGAGCGCCCGCGGTTTTGAATGAACGTTTCCAAGCGGGCCACAGCAGTTCCAGGAAAATAACGAGCACGCTGCTGGCCATGGGCAAGATGCCCCACATCAAGCCTTCCCACCGGGTTGGCATGGCGTCTGACTCAATACTCCGCGCCGGCGGCACGTCACCTTTAGACCACGCTGTAATTTCTCCTCCGCCATAGGTCTCAATCT
This genomic interval from Terriglobia bacterium contains the following:
- a CDS encoding nucleotidyltransferase family protein — translated: MSLTKFANDHHVIVRSLEILADLVREGKDQSRIKRVDSVLNNERARIAHALFVLESICRGCEAKGLEVVVIKSLDHWPDLGSDLDLYTNAGPADVCRIMTHDFNARPEARSWGDRLAGKWNFRVPGLPELVEFHVGRLGQTGEQVRFARRVIDRAVFAQMGGHQFSVPAPEDRLMISTLQRMYRHFYFRLCDIVDTVHLLEHQTVDFNELRTSAERAGIWHGTATYLAIASDYSTRYRGKSLDLPAFVTAAARFGGDDVRFKKGFLRVPIVPHSIKLFAAQLASVVGSRNIRGAARLILLPWLATTAAVAQKLSGSDKGIW
- a CDS encoding CsbD family protein — its product is MKLSVKDTTEGTIHQIKGSVKEKTGKVTNNPDLESEGEGEKVAGKVQKKIGQLEKAVGE